A window from Mesorhizobium sp. WSM2240 encodes these proteins:
- the hisG gene encoding ATP phosphoribosyltransferase — protein MTITLAIPSKGRLREQALEVLAKAGLAVSIPGDDRKYRARVQGRDDIEVAFLSASEIAGEIGQGTVDLGITGEDLLRENLADWESRAEIVARLGFGNADVVVAVPEIWLDVDTMADLDDVAADFRQRHGRRLRIATKYWRLTQNFFSQKHGIQVYRIVESLGATEGAPAAGSADVVVDITTTGSTLRANHLKVLQDGVILRSQACLAASRKERSAADEKAVRSISAALAKLA, from the coding sequence ATGACCATCACCCTCGCAATCCCCTCAAAAGGCAGGCTCAGGGAGCAGGCGCTGGAAGTGCTGGCGAAGGCCGGCCTCGCCGTCAGCATCCCCGGCGACGACCGCAAATACCGCGCCCGCGTCCAAGGCCGCGACGACATCGAAGTTGCGTTCCTGTCGGCATCGGAGATCGCCGGCGAGATCGGGCAGGGGACCGTCGATCTCGGCATCACCGGCGAGGATCTGCTGCGCGAGAATCTCGCCGACTGGGAATCGCGCGCCGAAATCGTGGCCAGGCTCGGCTTCGGCAATGCCGATGTCGTCGTCGCGGTGCCGGAAATCTGGCTCGATGTCGACACAATGGCCGACCTCGACGATGTCGCCGCCGACTTCCGCCAGCGCCACGGCCGGAGGCTTCGCATCGCCACCAAATACTGGCGGCTGACCCAGAACTTCTTTTCGCAGAAACACGGCATCCAGGTTTACCGCATCGTCGAAAGCCTTGGCGCAACGGAAGGGGCGCCGGCGGCAGGGTCGGCGGATGTTGTTGTCGACATAACCACGACCGGCTCGACGCTGCGCGCCAACCATCTGAAGGTGCTGCAAGACGGCGTCATCCTGCGCTCGCAGGCCTGCCTGGCGGCCTCGCGAAAGGAGCGCAGCGCTGCCGACGAAAAGGCCGTCCGCTCGATTTCGGCCGCGCTCGCGAAGCTGGCGTAA
- a CDS encoding hydrogen peroxide-inducible genes activator has product MIKLTIRQMQYFEALAQTLHFGRAAELAGVSQPALSAQLSEMEARLGCRLFERGGKAVRMTQEAETLLPRIEAVLAEIRGIESLARRSRSAMEGRFRLGIIPTIAPYLLPHVLPEVRSRYPGLVLELREAVTASLAEETAAGRLDGFIAAMPLDFPGLVTEALFEDRFFLAVPANDPEFASPPVPPESPALERLMLLEEGHCLREQALSVCGSVKPVAMASYGATSLTTLLQMVAHGLGVTLIPEMAMGPASDMRDLKIVPFMEPMPSRTVCLAWRRNSRRHDECVELAGIMRGLRGALLPQAA; this is encoded by the coding sequence ATGATAAAGCTAACCATACGGCAGATGCAGTATTTCGAGGCGTTGGCCCAGACCCTGCATTTCGGCCGCGCCGCCGAACTCGCCGGCGTCTCCCAGCCGGCCTTGTCTGCGCAGCTCTCGGAAATGGAGGCGCGGCTCGGCTGCCGGCTGTTCGAGCGGGGCGGAAAAGCCGTGCGGATGACGCAGGAAGCGGAAACGCTGCTGCCGCGCATCGAGGCTGTCCTGGCCGAGATACGCGGCATCGAAAGCCTTGCCAGGCGCAGCCGATCCGCGATGGAGGGGCGGTTCCGGCTGGGCATCATCCCCACCATCGCGCCCTATCTCCTGCCGCATGTGCTGCCCGAAGTGAGATCGCGCTATCCCGGGCTGGTGCTTGAACTGCGCGAGGCGGTGACGGCATCCCTGGCCGAGGAAACCGCGGCCGGCCGCCTCGACGGGTTCATCGCCGCCATGCCGCTCGATTTTCCGGGATTGGTCACGGAGGCGCTGTTCGAGGACCGCTTCTTCCTGGCGGTGCCTGCGAACGATCCGGAATTCGCCTCGCCCCCGGTGCCGCCTGAAAGCCCGGCGCTGGAAAGGCTGATGCTGCTCGAGGAAGGCCATTGCCTGCGCGAGCAGGCGCTGTCGGTATGCGGCAGCGTCAAACCCGTGGCGATGGCGAGCTACGGCGCCACCAGCCTGACGACGCTGCTCCAGATGGTCGCGCACGGGCTCGGTGTCACGCTCATACCCGAAATGGCGATGGGGCCGGCAAGCGATATGCGCGATTTGAAGATCGTACCGTTCATGGAGCCGATGCCGTCGCGGACCGTGTGCCTGGCATGGCGGCGCAACAGCCGCAGGCATGACGAATGCGTCGAACTCGCCGGGATCATGCGCGGCCTGCGCGGCGCGCTTTTGCCCCAGGCGGCGTGA
- the katG gene encoding catalase/peroxidase HPI: MDAKTDENAGKCPFTGGSRGRSNREWWPDALSIEMLHRNSDLSDPMGKDFDYAEEFKNLDLDAVIKDLHALMTDSQEWWPADFGHYGGLMIRMAWHSAGTYRITDGRGGAGAGQQRFAPLNSWPDNANLDKARRLLWPIKQKYGRRISWADLMVLAGNVALESMGFKTFGFAGGRADVWEPEELYWGPEGTWLGDERYSGERQLSEPLGAVQMGLIYVNPEGPNGNPDPIAAARDIRETFFRMAMNDEETVALIAGGHSFGKTHGAGDPSLVGPEPESGALEDQGLGWKSKHGTGVGADAITGGPEVTWTQTPTKWSNLFFKNLFENEWELTTSPAGAKQWKAKSSEQTIPDAFDPSKKHVPTMLTTDLSLRFDPEYEKISRRFYENPAEFADAFARAWFKLTHRDMGPRVRYLGPLVPQETLIWQDPVPAVDHPLIDEQDIAALKAKTLASGLSVPQLVSTAWASASTFRRSDKRGGANGARIRLAPQKDWEVNQPAQLATVLQKLEAIQQEFNGSQSGGKRVSLADLIVLAGSAAVEKAAKDAGVDVAVPFAPGRTDASQEQTDVQSFAPLEPRYDGFRNYTNSSKPKFMQPEEALVDRAQLLTLTGPEMTALLGGLRVLGANTADSRHGVFTKKPGTLTNDFFVNLLDMGTQWQPLAGSDGVYEGRDRKTNEFKWTGTRVDLIFGSHSQLRAYAEVYATADSKEKFVKDFVRAWNKVMNADRFDLEDRPVASVTPLREAAE, from the coding sequence ATGGACGCAAAAACTGACGAGAATGCCGGCAAATGCCCGTTCACAGGCGGTAGCCGCGGACGCTCCAACCGCGAGTGGTGGCCGGATGCGCTGAGCATCGAGATGCTCCATCGGAACTCCGACCTGTCGGATCCGATGGGCAAGGATTTCGATTACGCCGAGGAGTTCAAGAACCTCGACCTCGATGCGGTGATCAAGGACCTGCATGCGTTGATGACGGATTCGCAGGAGTGGTGGCCGGCCGACTTCGGCCACTATGGCGGTCTGATGATCCGCATGGCATGGCATAGCGCGGGCACCTACCGCATCACCGACGGTCGCGGCGGCGCCGGCGCGGGTCAGCAGCGCTTTGCGCCGCTCAACTCCTGGCCGGACAACGCGAATCTCGACAAGGCGCGCCGGCTGCTCTGGCCGATCAAGCAGAAATACGGCCGCAGGATCTCCTGGGCCGACCTGATGGTCCTCGCCGGCAACGTTGCGCTGGAGTCGATGGGCTTCAAGACCTTCGGTTTCGCCGGTGGTCGTGCCGACGTGTGGGAGCCCGAAGAACTCTATTGGGGTCCCGAGGGGACTTGGCTGGGCGACGAACGCTACAGCGGCGAACGCCAGCTATCGGAGCCGCTCGGCGCAGTCCAGATGGGCCTGATCTACGTCAATCCGGAAGGGCCGAACGGCAATCCGGATCCGATCGCGGCGGCCAGGGACATCCGTGAGACTTTCTTCCGCATGGCGATGAACGACGAAGAAACCGTCGCGCTGATTGCCGGCGGCCACAGCTTCGGCAAGACCCACGGCGCGGGCGATCCGTCGCTGGTCGGACCGGAGCCGGAAAGCGGCGCCCTTGAGGATCAGGGCCTCGGCTGGAAGAGCAAGCACGGCACGGGCGTCGGCGCCGACGCCATCACCGGCGGCCCGGAAGTCACCTGGACGCAGACGCCGACGAAGTGGAGCAACCTCTTCTTCAAGAACCTGTTCGAAAACGAATGGGAGCTGACGACGAGCCCTGCCGGGGCGAAGCAGTGGAAGGCGAAGAGCAGCGAGCAAACCATTCCGGACGCCTTCGATCCGTCGAAGAAGCACGTTCCGACCATGCTGACCACGGACCTTTCGCTGCGCTTCGACCCGGAATACGAAAAAATCTCGCGGCGCTTCTACGAAAACCCGGCCGAGTTCGCGGACGCTTTTGCCCGCGCCTGGTTCAAGCTGACGCATCGCGATATGGGTCCGCGCGTCCGCTATCTCGGGCCGCTCGTTCCGCAGGAGACGCTGATCTGGCAGGACCCCGTTCCGGCCGTGGACCACCCGCTGATCGACGAGCAGGACATTGCCGCGCTGAAGGCGAAGACCCTCGCCTCCGGACTGTCGGTGCCGCAACTGGTCTCGACCGCCTGGGCGTCGGCCTCGACCTTCCGCCGCTCCGACAAGCGCGGCGGAGCAAACGGCGCGCGCATCCGCCTCGCGCCGCAGAAGGACTGGGAGGTCAACCAGCCGGCCCAACTGGCGACGGTGCTGCAGAAGCTCGAAGCGATCCAGCAGGAGTTCAATGGTTCGCAGTCCGGCGGCAAGAGGGTTTCGCTTGCCGACCTTATCGTTCTCGCCGGCTCGGCTGCGGTCGAGAAGGCCGCGAAGGACGCTGGCGTCGACGTGGCGGTTCCCTTCGCACCGGGCCGCACGGACGCTTCCCAAGAACAGACGGACGTTCAATCCTTTGCGCCGCTGGAGCCGCGTTATGACGGTTTCCGCAACTATACGAACAGCAGCAAGCCTAAGTTCATGCAACCCGAGGAAGCCCTGGTGGATCGGGCGCAATTGCTGACGCTGACGGGGCCCGAGATGACGGCGCTGCTCGGCGGTCTGCGTGTGCTCGGCGCCAATACAGCGGACTCCAGGCACGGCGTGTTCACCAAAAAGCCCGGTACTTTGACGAACGATTTCTTCGTCAACCTGCTCGACATGGGTACGCAGTGGCAGCCGCTGGCCGGCTCGGACGGCGTTTATGAGGGACGCGACCGTAAGACGAACGAGTTCAAGTGGACCGGCACCCGCGTCGACCTGATTTTCGGTTCGCACTCGCAGTTGCGCGCTTACGCCGAAGTCTATGCCACGGCGGACTCCAAGGAGAAGTTCGTGAAGGACTTCGTGAGGGCGTGGAACAAGGTGATGAACGCCGACCGCTTCGACCTCGAAGACCGCCCGGTGGCCTCGGTGACGCCGCTGCGGGAAGCGGCGGAATAA
- a CDS encoding RsmB/NOP family class I SAM-dependent RNA methyltransferase produces MRLGGRLAAAIEVLDDIEKRRRPAADALKDWGLSHRFAGAGDRAAIGNIVYDALRRKRSAGWILGDDTPRAIGFGALLLEWRETAQSLNQALEGDRFAPPPLNPDELNAIASRSLDEAPEAVRADCPDWCAPLLEQAFGADWVEEGKALAARPPLDLRVNTINANRDRILGELSGMGAAPTNIASQGIRIPPIDGSGRHPNVQAEPAFQKGWFEVQDEGSQIAAELAGAKPGMQVLDFCAGAGGKTLALSAIMENRGQIFAHDAEKIRLAPIFDRIRRSDNRNIQIVTKPAELATLQGHMDIVLIDAPCTGSGTWRRRPDAKWRLTQRQLDVRKAEQAAILDAAKVHVKPGGLLAYITCSVFDEENRDQVGRFAADNPVFSAVDHQALWESHFPGHADAARIAPDGGIVLTPARSGTDGFYFAALRRAG; encoded by the coding sequence ATGCGACTTGGTGGAAGGTTGGCGGCAGCCATCGAAGTGCTCGATGATATCGAGAAAAGGCGCCGGCCGGCAGCCGATGCTCTGAAGGACTGGGGCCTCTCGCACCGCTTCGCAGGGGCGGGCGACAGGGCCGCGATCGGCAACATCGTCTACGACGCGCTGCGCCGCAAACGTTCGGCGGGCTGGATTCTGGGCGACGACACGCCGCGCGCCATCGGCTTCGGCGCGCTGCTTCTGGAATGGCGCGAAACCGCGCAATCGCTGAATCAGGCGCTCGAGGGCGACCGCTTCGCCCCGCCGCCATTGAACCCTGACGAACTGAACGCTATCGCCTCGCGCTCCCTCGATGAGGCGCCCGAGGCTGTCCGCGCGGACTGCCCCGACTGGTGCGCGCCGCTTCTGGAGCAGGCCTTCGGCGCGGATTGGGTCGAAGAGGGCAAGGCGCTGGCCGCGCGGCCGCCGCTTGACCTCAGGGTCAACACGATCAACGCCAATCGCGACCGCATTCTCGGCGAACTGTCCGGCATGGGCGCCGCCCCGACGAACATCGCCTCGCAGGGCATTCGGATCCCGCCGATCGACGGCAGCGGCCGCCACCCCAATGTGCAGGCCGAACCGGCTTTTCAGAAGGGCTGGTTCGAGGTGCAGGACGAGGGCTCGCAGATCGCGGCCGAGCTTGCCGGCGCCAAGCCTGGAATGCAGGTGCTGGATTTCTGTGCCGGCGCCGGCGGCAAGACGCTGGCTTTGTCCGCCATCATGGAAAATCGTGGTCAGATTTTTGCCCACGACGCCGAGAAGATCCGGCTTGCGCCGATCTTCGACCGCATCAGGCGGTCGGACAACCGCAACATCCAGATCGTCACGAAGCCGGCAGAGCTTGCCACCTTGCAGGGTCATATGGACATCGTACTGATCGACGCGCCGTGCACCGGCAGCGGCACATGGCGGCGGCGGCCCGACGCGAAATGGCGTCTGACGCAGCGACAACTCGACGTCCGCAAGGCGGAGCAGGCGGCGATCCTCGACGCCGCCAAGGTCCATGTGAAACCGGGCGGACTGCTGGCCTACATCACCTGCTCCGTCTTCGACGAGGAAAACCGCGACCAGGTCGGCCGCTTCGCCGCGGATAATCCTGTTTTTTCCGCCGTCGATCATCAGGCGCTGTGGGAAAGCCACTTCCCGGGCCACGCGGACGCCGCCCGCATCGCACCTGACGGCGGCATCGTGCTGACGCCCGCGCGGAGCGGCACGGATGGCTTCTACTTCGCCGCGCTTCGTCGAGCCGGCTAA
- a CDS encoding PaaI family thioesterase, protein MDATIVSAPDYEERVRKSFARQSVMTTIGAELTVVTPGTVEIEMAYSGALTQQHGFLHAGIISTALDSACGYAAFSMMPENAAVLTIEFKVNLLAPGKGERFLFRGSVTKPGRTIVVADGQAYAFAADGEAKLIATMTGTMMTVLGRDGMEG, encoded by the coding sequence ATGGATGCGACGATCGTGTCGGCTCCCGACTATGAGGAGCGCGTGAGGAAATCCTTCGCGCGCCAGAGCGTCATGACGACGATCGGCGCCGAGCTGACGGTGGTGACGCCCGGCACCGTCGAGATCGAGATGGCCTATTCCGGGGCGCTGACGCAGCAGCACGGTTTTCTTCATGCGGGCATTATCTCCACCGCGCTCGATTCGGCCTGCGGCTATGCGGCATTTTCGATGATGCCCGAAAACGCAGCGGTCCTTACCATCGAATTCAAGGTCAACCTTCTCGCGCCGGGCAAGGGCGAACGTTTTCTGTTTCGCGGTTCGGTCACAAAGCCCGGCCGCACAATCGTTGTCGCCGACGGCCAGGCATACGCCTTCGCGGCGGACGGCGAAGCCAAGCTTATCGCCACCATGACCGGCACGATGATGACCGTGCTTGGCCGCGACGGGATGGAAGGCTGA
- a CDS encoding 5'-methylthioadenosine/S-adenosylhomocysteine nucleosidase (Enables the cleavage of the glycosidic bond in both 5'-methylthioadenosine and S-adenosylhomocysteine), producing the protein MAVDAEYGPHLRRLIAPLMIGVGPVESGVAMGAELARLHAQSELPDLVVSLGSAGSRTLEQTEIYQAVSVSYRDMDASALGFEKGATPFLDLPATVSLPLRVPGIREATLSTGAAIVSGSAYDAIAEDMVDMETFAVLRACQRFGIELIGLRGISDGAAELKHVSDWTEYLHVIDEKLAAAVERLETAIENGALRIEGKTTL; encoded by the coding sequence ATGGCCGTCGATGCCGAATACGGCCCGCATCTCCGGCGCCTCATTGCGCCTCTCATGATCGGCGTCGGCCCGGTCGAATCCGGCGTCGCCATGGGTGCGGAGCTGGCGCGGCTGCACGCCCAGAGCGAACTTCCCGACCTTGTCGTTTCGCTCGGCTCGGCCGGCAGCCGCACGCTCGAACAGACCGAGATCTACCAAGCCGTCTCGGTGTCCTACCGAGACATGGATGCTTCGGCCCTCGGCTTCGAGAAGGGCGCAACGCCCTTTCTCGACCTGCCGGCCACCGTTTCCCTGCCGCTGCGCGTACCCGGCATCCGGGAAGCGACCCTGTCGACCGGAGCGGCGATCGTCTCAGGCTCGGCCTATGACGCCATCGCCGAGGACATGGTCGACATGGAAACCTTCGCGGTGCTGCGCGCCTGCCAGCGCTTTGGCATCGAGCTGATCGGCCTGCGCGGCATTTCCGACGGCGCGGCCGAATTGAAACACGTCTCGGACTGGACCGAATATCTGCACGTCATCGACGAAAAGCTGGCTGCGGCGGTCGAAAGGCTGGAGACCGCAATCGAGAACGGCGCGCTGCGGATCGAAGGCAAAACAACGCTTTAG
- the guaA gene encoding glutamine-hydrolyzing GMP synthase produces MKTSNHPDTVLIIDFGSQVTQLIARRVREAGVFSEIVPFQLADEAFRHIRPKAVILSGSPASTVDIGSPRAPDAVFNSGIPVLGICYGEQTMCAQLGGKVEAGHHREFGRAFLEVAEDSALFDGVWAKGTRHQVWMSHGDRVTALPPGFRVIGTSTGAPFAAIADEERKFFAVQFHPEVVHTPDGAKLLQNFVHKIAGIEGDWSMAAYREKAIETIRNQVGKGKVICALSGGVDSSVAALLIHEAVGDQLTCILVDHGLMRKNEAADVVSMFRDHYNLPLILVDAADRFVGALEGEADPETKRKTIGRLFIEVFEEEAKKLGGAEFLAQGTLYPDVIESVSFTGGPSVTIKSHHNVGGLPERMNMKLVEPLRELFKDEVRVLGKELGLPEHFIGRHPFPGPGLAIRCPGGITREKLEILREADAIYLDEIRKAGLYDAIWQAFAVLLPVQTVGVMGDGRTYEFVCALRAVTSVDGMTADFYHYDMSFLGAAATRIINEVRGINRVVYDVTSKPPGTIEWE; encoded by the coding sequence ATGAAAACCTCCAATCACCCCGACACCGTCCTCATCATCGATTTCGGCAGCCAGGTGACGCAGCTCATAGCGCGTCGCGTGCGGGAGGCCGGGGTCTTTTCCGAGATCGTGCCCTTCCAACTGGCCGATGAGGCGTTCCGGCATATCCGGCCGAAAGCCGTGATCCTATCCGGCAGCCCGGCTTCGACCGTCGACATTGGAAGTCCGCGGGCGCCTGACGCGGTCTTCAACTCCGGCATCCCGGTGCTCGGCATCTGCTACGGCGAGCAGACCATGTGTGCGCAGCTCGGCGGCAAGGTCGAGGCCGGGCATCACCGCGAGTTCGGTCGCGCCTTCCTGGAGGTCGCGGAAGACAGCGCACTCTTCGACGGCGTCTGGGCCAAAGGCACGCGGCATCAAGTTTGGATGAGCCATGGCGACCGGGTGACGGCGCTACCGCCGGGCTTCCGCGTCATCGGCACTTCGACAGGCGCTCCCTTTGCGGCGATTGCGGACGAGGAGCGCAAATTCTTTGCCGTCCAGTTCCATCCCGAAGTGGTGCACACCCCCGACGGGGCAAAACTCCTGCAGAATTTCGTCCACAAGATCGCCGGCATCGAAGGCGATTGGTCGATGGCCGCTTATAGGGAAAAGGCGATCGAGACGATCCGCAACCAGGTCGGCAAGGGCAAGGTGATCTGTGCGCTGTCGGGCGGCGTCGATTCCTCGGTGGCCGCGCTCTTGATCCACGAAGCCGTCGGCGACCAGCTGACTTGCATCCTCGTCGACCACGGCCTGATGCGCAAGAACGAGGCAGCGGACGTCGTTTCGATGTTCCGCGACCATTACAATCTGCCGCTGATCCTGGTCGACGCGGCTGACCGCTTCGTCGGCGCGCTGGAAGGGGAGGCGGACCCGGAAACAAAGCGCAAGACAATCGGTCGGCTTTTCATCGAGGTGTTCGAGGAGGAGGCCAAGAAGCTCGGCGGGGCGGAGTTCCTGGCGCAGGGTACGCTCTATCCGGACGTCATCGAGAGCGTTTCATTCACCGGCGGCCCGTCGGTGACGATCAAGTCGCACCACAATGTTGGCGGCCTGCCCGAGCGCATGAACATGAAGCTGGTCGAGCCGCTGCGCGAACTGTTCAAGGACGAGGTGAGGGTGCTCGGCAAGGAGCTCGGCCTGCCTGAGCATTTCATCGGCCGCCACCCGTTCCCCGGTCCCGGCCTCGCTATCCGCTGTCCGGGCGGCATCACGCGCGAAAAGCTCGAGATCCTGCGAGAGGCTGATGCGATCTATCTCGACGAAATCCGCAAGGCAGGTCTCTACGACGCCATATGGCAGGCCTTCGCGGTGCTGCTGCCGGTTCAGACGGTCGGCGTCATGGGTGATGGACGCACGTACGAATTCGTCTGCGCGCTGCGGGCGGTGACATCGGTCGACGGAATGACCGCGGATTTTTACCACTACGACATGAGCTTCCTCGGCGCCGCCGCCACCCGCATCATCAACGAGGTGCGCGGCATCAACCGCGTCGTCTATGACGTGACAAGCAAGCCTCCAGGGACGATCGAGTGGGAATGA
- a CDS encoding Rrf2 family transcriptional regulator: MRIDSRLSRMLHVLLHMAYHDRPLSSEQIASMLETNPVVVRRTMAGLRKAGYVRSVTGRGGGWSISCDLKTTTLLDVHRAVGGSHVFAIGVDNPHPNCAVERGVNMALKDALQKAEALLIERLGQVTLADIAVNFASLCRAGA; this comes from the coding sequence GTGAGAATAGATAGCCGTCTGTCTCGGATGCTCCATGTCCTGCTGCACATGGCGTATCACGACCGTCCGCTGAGTTCGGAGCAGATCGCATCAATGTTGGAGACGAACCCAGTGGTGGTCCGCCGGACGATGGCCGGCCTGAGGAAGGCCGGTTATGTCCGCTCGGTCACAGGTCGGGGCGGCGGTTGGTCGATTTCGTGCGACTTGAAAACCACCACCTTGCTAGACGTTCATCGCGCTGTTGGCGGCTCCCATGTGTTTGCGATTGGCGTCGACAATCCCCATCCCAACTGCGCAGTCGAGCGTGGGGTGAACATGGCGCTGAAGGACGCGCTGCAGAAAGCTGAAGCACTTCTCATCGAGAGGCTGGGCCAGGTCACCCTTGCCGATATTGCGGTGAACTTCGCCAGTCTGTGTCGCGCCGGTGCGTAG
- a CDS encoding NAD(P)/FAD-dependent oxidoreductase gives MNKIVDCVVVGAGVAGLSAALFLGRAGRSTIVFDGGPPRIFTVATVREHLGFDGRSTAEFMSQARAEAVRYGAEIRQERVNAITPLENGHFAVESEGSSVISRTIILATGVIDEIPPLSGMPEQWGNEVRVCPCFDGHEVRGQRFVVFGLPERLAHMASWVWMWSPDVTVFSRAMLNEADAERLRLLDISIVSDEVTGLVHDNSKLVAVSTASGREVPCDAAWIAANIKAASSLAAKLCDVDVSGLALTDKMGRTSRPGVFAIGNANDPVAHLAHASAAGTAVGPMVTMYLLEQILAERRNAKSAA, from the coding sequence ATGAACAAGATCGTGGATTGCGTGGTCGTCGGTGCCGGCGTCGCCGGCCTCAGCGCGGCCCTCTTTCTCGGACGGGCGGGACGATCGACAATCGTCTTCGACGGCGGTCCCCCGCGGATTTTCACCGTCGCGACTGTTCGGGAACATCTCGGCTTCGATGGCCGTTCGACGGCGGAGTTCATGTCGCAGGCTCGCGCGGAAGCCGTCCGTTACGGCGCCGAGATCAGGCAGGAACGCGTGAACGCCATCACACCGCTGGAAAACGGCCATTTTGCGGTCGAGAGCGAGGGTTCCAGCGTCATCTCTCGCACAATCATCCTGGCGACGGGGGTGATCGACGAGATTCCTCCTCTCTCCGGAATGCCGGAGCAATGGGGGAACGAGGTGCGGGTCTGTCCCTGTTTCGATGGACATGAAGTTCGCGGGCAACGGTTCGTGGTCTTTGGATTGCCCGAGCGTCTGGCGCACATGGCATCGTGGGTGTGGATGTGGTCCCCCGACGTGACCGTCTTTTCGCGAGCCATGCTGAATGAAGCGGATGCCGAACGCCTGCGGCTCCTCGACATTTCAATCGTCTCCGACGAGGTGACCGGACTAGTCCATGACAACAGCAAGCTGGTAGCGGTTTCGACGGCGAGCGGACGCGAAGTTCCATGCGACGCAGCGTGGATCGCCGCGAACATCAAGGCCGCGTCCTCCCTCGCCGCAAAGCTTTGCGACGTCGATGTGTCCGGCCTCGCCTTAACGGACAAGATGGGGCGCACAAGCAGGCCGGGCGTCTTCGCCATCGGCAATGCGAACGACCCTGTGGCACATCTTGCCCACGCCTCGGCGGCGGGCACAGCTGTCGGGCCGATGGTCACAATGTATCTGCTCGAGCAGATACTCGCTGAACGCCGAAACGCGAAGTCCGCAGCGTAG
- a CDS encoding RidA family protein has product MAKRDAIFPAYRHALYNVHRYSAAIRSGDLLFVSGQVGSRKDGSPEPDFPRQVQLAFDNLNAVLAAAGCTFDDVVDVTTFHTDPERQFETIMAVREKVIGEPPYPNWTAVGVNWLADFDFEIKVIARIPLDD; this is encoded by the coding sequence ATGGCCAAACGCGACGCAATCTTCCCTGCCTATCGACATGCACTTTACAACGTTCACCGCTATTCGGCGGCGATCCGCTCGGGGGACCTCCTGTTCGTCTCCGGCCAGGTCGGCAGCCGCAAGGACGGATCGCCCGAGCCGGACTTCCCGCGGCAGGTCCAGCTCGCCTTCGACAATCTGAACGCCGTGCTGGCGGCCGCCGGCTGCACGTTCGATGACGTGGTGGACGTCACCACCTTCCACACCGATCCGGAACGCCAGTTCGAAACGATCATGGCTGTCCGCGAGAAGGTGATCGGCGAACCGCCTTATCCGAACTGGACCGCAGTGGGCGTGAACTGGCTGGCGGACTTCGATTTTGAGATCAAGGTCATCGCCCGCATCCCCCTCGACGATTAG
- a CDS encoding SDR family oxidoreductase — protein sequence MEKTWLITGVSSGLGRLLAEKALIRGDRVVGASRSGDALPDQRAPYPQQLRIVAMDLNDQSSVRAGVDHAFAASARIDIIVSNASYGLLGAAEEAGDVQVRDIIDTNLIDSNTLVQAALPHLRSQDGGRILQVSSEGGQIAYPAFSLYHATKWGIEGFVESVAQEAAPFGIEFTLVEPGPARTGFGGNLSQTKPLAAYEGTPADQVREALRGSWVIKGDPDRMTDAMIRLADQDGPLPKRLVLGAEAYAGIRKALGGRIEELDRQKDIAVAADFTDEELARL from the coding sequence ATGGAAAAGACCTGGCTCATAACGGGTGTGTCGTCCGGCCTAGGCCGGCTGCTGGCGGAGAAGGCCCTGATCAGGGGCGACCGCGTTGTCGGCGCCAGCCGCAGCGGGGATGCACTTCCCGACCAGCGTGCACCCTACCCCCAACAACTTCGCATCGTCGCAATGGACCTCAATGATCAGAGCTCGGTCCGCGCCGGCGTCGACCACGCCTTCGCCGCGTCCGCTCGGATCGACATCATTGTCAGCAACGCCAGCTACGGCCTGCTCGGCGCGGCGGAAGAGGCTGGCGATGTGCAGGTCCGGGACATCATCGACACCAATCTCATCGACTCGAACACACTCGTCCAGGCGGCGTTGCCGCATCTGCGCAGCCAGGATGGCGGCCGGATTCTTCAGGTATCGAGCGAGGGAGGCCAGATCGCCTATCCGGCTTTCAGCCTCTACCACGCGACCAAGTGGGGCATCGAGGGGTTCGTTGAATCCGTAGCCCAGGAGGCCGCTCCCTTCGGGATCGAGTTCACCCTAGTGGAACCCGGGCCGGCGCGGACCGGGTTCGGCGGCAATCTCTCGCAAACCAAGCCGCTCGCGGCCTACGAAGGAACTCCCGCCGATCAGGTCCGCGAGGCTCTTCGCGGCTCCTGGGTGATAAAGGGCGACCCCGACCGCATGACGGACGCAATGATCAGGCTTGCCGATCAGGATGGTCCACTTCCGAAGCGGCTGGTGCTCGGCGCCGAGGCCTATGCCGGCATCCGCAAGGCACTCGGTGGGCGTATCGAGGAGCTCGACAGGCAGAAGGACATCGCGGTCGCGGCGGATTTCACAGACGAGGAACTGGCGCGGCTGTGA